The following are encoded together in the Lathyrus oleraceus cultivar Zhongwan6 chromosome 3, CAAS_Psat_ZW6_1.0, whole genome shotgun sequence genome:
- the LOC127132529 gene encoding E3 ubiquitin-protein ligase RMA3 yields MESTCFGSNVKVSLKQKCKSTTEEEEERTISSGENGCFDCNICLESANDPVVTLCGHLYCWPCIYKWLNVQNSSVEPDKQPTCPVCKAVISHTSLVPLYGRGKSDSETGSNKLQVGLVIPHRPPPYNLNRPSNLHHGEQQLHPNYFHTQSRPIHYHQHYIPHLYEGYGGNGLPYHGGAASFVNPVIGMFGDMVLTRVFGVSDANLVTYSHNGSTSPRMRRQEMQIDKSLNRVSIFLLCCFILCLLLF; encoded by the coding sequence ATGGAATCTACATGCTTTGGTTCTAATGTGAAAGTCTCACTAAAGCAAAAATGTAAATCTACtacagaagaagaagaagagagaacAATCTCTAGTGGTGAAAATGGTTGCTTTGATTGTAATATTTGCTTGGAATCAGCAAATGATCCTGTGGTTACACTTTGTGGTCATCTCTATTGCTGGCCATGTATATATAAATGGCTTAATGTCCAAAACTCTTCCGTTGAACCAGATAAGCAGCCTACATGCCCTGTTTGTAAAGCTGTCATCTCGCATACTTCATTAGTCCCTCTTTACGGCCGTGGAAAATCAGATTCAGAAACCGGGTCGAATAAACTTCAGGTGGGTTTGGTTATACCTCATCGACCACCTCCGTACAACTTGAATCGGCCATCAAATTTGCATCACGGGGAGCAGCAGCTCCATCCGAATTATTTCCATACACAATCACGGCCGATCCATTATCATCAGCATTACATCCCTCACCTTTATGAAGGTTATGGTGGCAATGGATTACCTTATCATGGTGGTGCTGCTAGTTTTGTGAATCCTGTGATTGGTATGTTTGGGGATATGGTGTTGACAAGGGTTTTTGGTGTGTCTGATGCAAATTTGGTTACTTACTCTCACAATGGAAGTACCAGCCCTAGAATGAGGAGGCAGGAGATGCAGATTGACAAGTCTCTAAACAGAGTTTCAATCTTTCTTCTTTGCTGTTTCATTTTGTGTCTTCTCTTGTTTTGA